The Panthera tigris isolate Pti1 chromosome F3, P.tigris_Pti1_mat1.1, whole genome shotgun sequence genome includes a window with the following:
- the KCNJ10 gene encoding ATP-sensitive inward rectifier potassium channel 10, which produces MCADLGPPATHTSLHASPGGEGGCHRRPGCTQAVSPCEREDGGQPPLNLVLDSSRIYKCLVSAFMPLLPHSRLRVGKMTSVAKVYYSQTTQTESRPLVGPGVRRRRVLTKDGRSNVRMEHIADKRFLYLKDLWTTFIDMQWRYKLLLFSATFAGTWFLFGVVWYLVAVAHGDLLELGPPANHTPCVVQVHTLTGAFLFSLESQTTIGYGFRYISEECPLAIVLLIAQLVLTTILEIFITGTFLAKIARPKKRAETIRFSQHAVVAAHDGKPCLMIRVANMRKSLLIGCQVTGKLLQTHQTREGENIRLNQVNVTFQVDTASDSPFLILPLTFYHVVDETSPLKDLPLRSGEGDFELVLILSGTVESTSATCQVRTSYLPEEILWGYEFTPAISLSASGKYIADFSLFDQVVKVAPPSGLRDSAVRYGDPEKLKLEESLREQAEKEGGALSVRISNV; this is translated from the exons ATGTGCGCAGACCTCGGTCCTCCCGCCACCCAC ACTTCCCTTCACGCGTCCCCTGGTGGAGAAGGAGGGTGCCATCGGCGCCCCGGCTGCACTCAGGCCGTCAGTCCCTGTGAGAGGGAGGATGGAGGGCAGCCACCTCTGAATCTAGTTCTAGACTCATCTAGAATCTACAAGTGTCTCGTTAGTGCCTTCATGCCGCTCCTGCCTCATTCTCGTCTTCGAGTGGGGAAG ATGACGTCGGTGGCCAAGGTGTACTACAGTCAGACCACTCAGACGGAGAGCCGGCCCCTCGTGGGCCCAGGGGTCCGACGGCGGAGGGTCCTGACAAAAGACGGCCGCAGCAACGTCAGGATGGAGCACATCGCCGACAAGCGCTTCCTGTACCTCAAGGACCTGTGGACGACCTTCATCGACATGCAGTGGCGCTACAAGCTTCTGCTCTTCTCCGCGACCTTCGCGGGCACCTGGTTCCTCTTCGGCGTCGTGTGGTACCTGGTGGCCGTGGCCCACGGAGACCTGCTGGAGCTGGGCCCCCCGGCCAACCACACCCCCTGCGTGGTGCAGGTGCACACGCTCACCGGggccttcctcttctccctcgaGTCCCAGACCACCATCGGCTACGGCTTCCGCTACATCAGCGAGGAGTGCCCGCTGGCCATCGTGCTGCTGATCGCCCAGCTGGTGCTCACCACCATCCTGGAAATCTTCATCACGGGCACCTTCCTGGCCAAGATCGCGCGGCCCAAGAAGCGGGCCGAGACCATCCGTTTCAGCCAGCACGCGGTCGTGGCCGCCCACGACGGGAAGCCCTGCCTCATGATCCGCGTCGCCAACATGCGGAAGAGCCTCCTCATCGGCTGCCAGGTGACAGGCAAACTGCTCCAGACCCACCAGACCAGAGAGGGCGAGAACATCCGGCTCAACCAGGTCAACGTCACTTTCCAGGTCGACACGGCCTCGGACAGCCCCTTCCTCATTCTGCCCCTCACCTTCTACCACGTGGTGGATGAGACCAGCCCCTTGAAAGACCTCCCCCTCCGCAGCGGGGAGGGGGACTTCGAGCTGGTGCTGATCCTAAGCGGGACGGTGGAATCCACCAGCGCCACCTGCCAGGTGCGCACCTCCTACCTGCCCGAGGAGATCCTCTGGGGCTACGAGTTCACGCCCGCCATCTCGCTGTCAGCCAGCGGCAAGTACATAGCCGACTTCAGCCTTTTTGACCAGGTCGTGAAGGTGGCCCCTCCCAGCGGCCTCCGCGACAGCGCCGTGCGCTACGGGGACCCCGAGAAGCTCAAGCTGGAGGAGTCCTTGAGGGAGCAAGCGGAGAAGGAGGGTGGCGCCCTCAGTGTGCGTATCAGCAACGTCTGA